From Streptomyces sp. NBC_01754, a single genomic window includes:
- the dhaL gene encoding dihydroxyacetone kinase subunit DhaL, giving the protein MLDTDFFRRWMTATATAVDREADRLTDLDSAIGDADHGSNMRRGFGAVTDVLEKESPGSPGAVLVLAGRHLISTVGGASGPLYGTLLRGTGKALGDAAEVSWEQLTEAFGAGVAAVARLGGAKAGDKTMLDALLPAVEALGTSAEAARDAALAGALATVPLPARKGRASYLGERSVGHQDPGAASAALLVAALAEAARTDEGGRA; this is encoded by the coding sequence GTGCTCGACACCGACTTCTTCCGCCGCTGGATGACCGCGACGGCGACAGCCGTCGACCGTGAGGCGGACCGTCTCACCGACCTCGACTCCGCGATCGGGGACGCCGATCACGGAAGCAACATGCGGCGCGGGTTCGGCGCCGTGACCGACGTACTGGAGAAGGAGTCCCCCGGGAGCCCCGGCGCGGTGCTGGTCCTGGCGGGACGTCATCTCATCTCCACGGTGGGCGGGGCGTCCGGGCCTCTGTACGGGACGCTGCTGCGGGGTACCGGAAAGGCGCTCGGTGACGCGGCGGAGGTGAGCTGGGAGCAGCTGACCGAGGCGTTCGGGGCCGGGGTCGCGGCGGTGGCCCGGCTGGGCGGGGCGAAGGCCGGGGACAAGACGATGCTCGACGCGCTGCTCCCGGCCGTCGAGGCGCTCGGCACCTCCGCCGAGGCCGCCCGGGACGCGGCCCTGGCCGGTGCGCTGGCGACCGTTCCGCTGCCGGCCCGCAAGGGAAGGGCCAGCTATCTGGGTGAACGCAGCGTCGGGCACCAGGATCCCGGGGCGGCTTCGGCCGCTCTGCTGGTGGCCGCGCTCGCCGAGGCCGCTCGTACGGACGAGGGAGGCCGGGCATGA
- the dhaK gene encoding dihydroxyacetone kinase subunit DhaK has translation MRMLINVPETVVADALRGIAAAHPDLTVDVENRLVVRRDAPVAGKVGLVSGGGSGHEPLHAGFVGPGMLSAACPGEVFTSPVPDQMVRAAAAVDSGAGVLFVVKNYTGDVLNFDMAAELAEDEGVRVARVLVDDDVAVADSTFTAGRRGTGATLFVEKIAGALADEGAPLEQVEAVARRVNESSRSFGVALGAVTTPAKGSPTFVLPPGELELGIGIHGEPGRERRPMMTSGEIADVVVQAVLDDLRPTGPVLALVNGMGATPLLELYGFNAEVQRVLSERRVPVARTLVGNYVTSLDMAGCSVTLCQADEEMLRLWDAPVQTPALRWGR, from the coding sequence GTGCGCATGCTCATCAACGTGCCCGAGACCGTGGTCGCGGACGCCCTCCGCGGCATCGCCGCCGCCCATCCCGATCTCACCGTGGACGTCGAGAACCGCCTGGTCGTACGGCGCGACGCGCCGGTGGCCGGAAAGGTGGGGCTCGTCTCCGGCGGTGGGTCCGGGCACGAACCGCTGCACGCGGGTTTCGTCGGGCCCGGGATGCTGTCCGCCGCTTGTCCCGGCGAGGTCTTCACCTCGCCCGTGCCCGACCAGATGGTGCGCGCCGCCGCCGCGGTCGACAGCGGCGCCGGGGTGCTGTTCGTCGTCAAGAACTACACGGGCGACGTGCTGAACTTCGACATGGCTGCCGAACTCGCCGAGGACGAGGGCGTCCGCGTCGCCCGGGTGCTGGTCGACGACGACGTGGCGGTGGCCGACAGCACGTTCACGGCCGGCCGCCGGGGCACCGGGGCGACCCTGTTCGTCGAGAAGATCGCCGGAGCCCTCGCCGACGAGGGCGCGCCCCTGGAGCAGGTGGAGGCGGTGGCGCGCCGGGTGAACGAGTCGTCCCGGAGCTTCGGGGTGGCACTCGGCGCCGTCACCACTCCCGCGAAGGGCAGCCCGACTTTCGTCCTCCCGCCGGGAGAGCTGGAGTTGGGCATCGGAATCCACGGTGAGCCCGGGCGGGAGCGTCGCCCGATGATGACGTCCGGCGAGATCGCCGACGTCGTGGTCCAGGCGGTGCTGGACGACCTGCGCCCGACCGGCCCGGTGCTGGCGCTGGTGAACGGAATGGGTGCGACACCGCTGTTGGAGCTGTACGGGTTCAACGCCGAGGTGCAGCGGGTGCTGTCCGAGCGGCGTGTCCCGGTGGCACGCACCCTGGTGGGCAACTACGTGACGTCGCTCGACATGGCCGGCTGCTCGGTGACGCTGTGCCAGGCCGACGAGGAGATGCTGCGCCTCTGGGACGCCCCGGTGCAGACGCCCGCACTCCGCTGGGGCCGATGA
- a CDS encoding TerD family protein: protein MITLKKEDGPADLDGVTHLSIGASWDPTAGSSGGVIGVLRRKTGTDLDLIAIAMQGADPVRLAGLDSLDPMGNGSVVHTGDNQTGRGDGDDETVTVDFAKVPQNITSIVFVAAAYKKGSSFQKARNISFKVYDATGGSTQQVADIWPSLLTTDNGCAVAKAFRVGNGWKLEVINVTGKIKQGSEQALMRFAISK from the coding sequence ATGATCACGCTCAAGAAGGAAGACGGCCCGGCGGACCTCGACGGAGTGACGCATCTGTCCATCGGTGCCTCGTGGGACCCCACCGCCGGGAGCAGTGGCGGAGTGATAGGCGTACTGCGCCGCAAGACCGGTACCGACCTCGACCTGATCGCCATCGCGATGCAGGGCGCGGACCCGGTGCGCCTGGCGGGCCTGGACTCGCTCGACCCGATGGGCAACGGCTCCGTCGTGCACACCGGCGACAACCAGACCGGCCGCGGTGACGGGGACGACGAGACCGTGACGGTCGACTTCGCGAAGGTCCCGCAGAACATCACGTCGATCGTGTTCGTCGCCGCCGCCTACAAGAAGGGCAGTTCCTTCCAGAAGGCACGCAACATCAGTTTCAAGGTGTACGACGCCACCGGGGGCAGCACACAGCAGGTCGCCGACATCTGGCCCAGCCTGCTCACGACCGACAACGGGTGCGCGGTGGCGAAGGCGTTCCGGGTCGGCAACGGCTGGAAGCTCGAGGTCATCAACGTCACGGGCAAGATCAAGCAGGGCAGCGAGCAGGCCCTGATGCGTTTCGCGATCAGCAAGTAG
- a CDS encoding PTS-dependent dihydroxyacetone kinase phosphotransferase subunit DhaM, whose amino-acid sequence MSARAQVGIVLVSHSGPVAEAVADLARGLAAGGATAPVAAAGGTSAGGLGTSADMVAAAARSVDRGAGVALLVDLGSAVLTVKAMLAEGDELPDGSRLVDAPFVEGAVAALVTASAGGGLDAVEAAATEAYGYRKV is encoded by the coding sequence ATGAGCGCTCGGGCTCAGGTCGGGATCGTACTGGTCTCGCACAGCGGACCGGTGGCCGAGGCGGTGGCGGACCTCGCCAGGGGCCTGGCCGCGGGCGGTGCGACCGCGCCCGTCGCGGCGGCCGGGGGAACGTCCGCCGGGGGTCTCGGTACGAGCGCGGACATGGTGGCGGCGGCTGCCAGGAGCGTCGACCGGGGCGCGGGGGTGGCGCTCCTGGTGGACCTCGGGAGCGCCGTGCTCACGGTGAAGGCCATGCTGGCGGAGGGGGACGAACTGCCCGACGGGTCCCGTCTGGTGGACGCCCCGTTCGTTGAGGGCGCGGTCGCGGCTCTGGTGACCGCGTCGGCGGGCGGCGGTCTGGACGCGGTGGAGGCGGCGGCCACGGAAGCGTACGGGTACCGCAAGGTGTAG